A single Lolium perenne isolate Kyuss_39 chromosome 6, Kyuss_2.0, whole genome shotgun sequence DNA region contains:
- the LOC127306602 gene encoding uncharacterized protein isoform X3: MGDDSWTVNLFMKDAPSHQNFLEQTMDRDLICYFDIFGMVEKYGYTTSDALYCKRDSHGRHKACLVKISNDNDVGKMLLEHEADRKLTFFVEKRTASLNTGVHFAAPTHTGSSDDAMEGYDTESSNESDHETDRDELDHESEAMKRRWADPSVHPKKHKRPRKSVSNLEDHDHGDLDDPLEPLQNGDEDEEILQDPLVDSENEYQDLAELDTTISGVSAESGSIKIVWPNGVIQEYRGRFTVSNVMNIKSGGKTKFVYPEETKYTTEGWILKIVNKGWRDYKSSLKKEYYKPNKWSLDRIMRRVPDGVNKHQWITLLETWCQEQHTKTCERNSEAGKQQRHSHTTGRKSHARLKKEMEVKNKGPVSKIDLWDEAHKKKDGTYTNENVQQLMHKARKELAILERKKNGKLSPEDYDKVFDDVIAKDSTIGTYYDEKYWGDARLCRGSTSVPGASSEVMVQNELQEMKADLKNVTGLMGRMCAFMARNHPGEDWMNDVMTAGNEIKKGNQPEDPAPMLQSNNITMNISYRFGGDYEVDGVERPMANIHTTGSNPKCDKRSGELEVLIISQERKSSVYYFKYYAI, from the exons ATGGGGGACGACTCGTGGACTGTGAACTTGTTCATGAAGGATGCTCCATCTCATCAGAATTTTCTTGAACAAACAATGGACAGAGACCTGATATGCTATTTCGACATTTTTGGTATGGTTGAGAAGTATGGGTACACAACAAGTGATGCTTTGTACTGCAAAAGAGATAGCCATGGACGTCATAAGGCATGTTTGGTTAAAATTAGTAATGACAACGATGTGGGTAAGATGCTGCTTGAACATGAAGCTGATCGGAAGTTGACCTTTTTTGTCGAGAAGCGTACTGCTAGTTTGAACACGGGTGTTCATTTTGCTGCACCAACCCACACTGGATCAAGTGATGATGCAATGGAGGGATATGATACAGAGTCATCAAATGAAAGCGACCATGAGACAGATAGAGATGAATTAGATCATGAGTCGGAAGCTATGAAGAGGCGTTGGGCTGACCCTAGTGTACATCCA AAGAAGCACAAGCGGCCAAGGAAGTCAGTATCTAATTTGGAAGATCATGATCATGGGGATTTAGATGATCCTCTGGAACCCCTACAGAATGGGGATGAAGATGAGGAGATTTTGCAGGATCCCCTAGTAGATTCAGAAAATGAGTATCAAGATCTTGCAGAACTTGACACTACAATTTCTGGAGTTTCTGCAGAATCCGGATCCATTAAAATAGTCT GGCCCAATGGAGTTATTCAAGAGTATAGGGGTCGTTTCACAGTATCTAATGTGATGAACATTAAATCTGGTGGAAAG ACAAAATTTGTGTACCCTGAGGAGACAAAGTACACTACAGAAGGATGGATATTGAAGATTGTCAACAAAGGGTGGAGAGATTACAAGTCTTCCTTGAAGAAAGAGTACTATAAGCCAAATAAGTGGTCACTAGATCGAATCATGAGACGAGTTCCTGACGGTGTTAATAAACATCAGTGGATAACACTACTTGAGACTTGGTGCCAGGAGCAACACACA AAAACATGTGAGAGGAACTCTGAAGCTGGAAAGCAACAACGCCATTCACACACCACCGGAAGGAAAAGCCACGCGAGATTGAAAAAAGAGATG GAAGTCAAGAATAAAGGACCTGTCAGCAAAATTGATCTATGGGATGAAGCTCATAAGAAGAAGGATGGAACATATACAAATGAGAATGTCCAACAACTGATG CATAAAGCTCGGAAGGAGTTAGCAATTCTTGAGAGGAAGAAAAATGGGAAGCTATCACCAGAAGATTATGACAAAGTGTTTGATGATGTTATAGCAAAAGATTCAACAATTGGTACATACTATGACGAGAAGTACTGGGGCGATGCAAGGTTATGTCGAGGCTCAACTTCTGTTCCAGGGGCATCAAGTGAAGTCATGGTTCAAAACGAACTTCAAGAAATGAAAGCTGATCTGAAGAATGTTACTGGACTCATGGGAAGAATGTGTGCTTTTATGGCACGAAACCATCCCGGTGAAGATTGGATGAACGATGTGATGACTGCTGGAAATGAA ATCAAGAAGGGTAACCAACCGGAGGATCCAGCCCCCATGCTCCAGTCCAATAACATCACG atgAACATCTCATATAGATTTGGTGGTGATTATGAGGTTGATGGTGTTGAAAGACCCATGGCCAACATTCATACTACAGGAAGTAATCCAAAG TGTGACAAGAGATCAGGGGAACTCGAAGTGCTGATCATTTCACAAGAGCGGAAGAGCAGTGTGTATTATTTTAAATACTATGCTATTTAG
- the LOC127306602 gene encoding uncharacterized protein isoform X2, with product MGDDSWTVNLFMKDAPSHQNFLEQTMDRDLICYFDIFGMVEKYGYTTSDALYCKRDSHGRHKACLVKISNDNDVGKMLLEHEADRKLTFFVEKRTASLNTGVHFAAPTHTGSSDDAMEGYDTESSNESDHETDRDELDHESEAMKRRWADPSVHPKKHKRPRKSVSNLEDHDHGDLDDPLEPLQNGDEDEEILQDPLVDSENEYQDLAELDTTISGVSAESGSIKIVWPNGVIQEYRGRFTVSNVMNIKSGGKVIIETDENGVPNQRSAGLLGSFLRGLAKNSSHVPLHIPRWDNKLMRKPKENLITYVETKFVYPEETKYTTEGWILKIVNKGWRDYKSSLKKEYYKPNKWSLDRIMRRVPDGVNKHQWITLLETWCQEQHTKTCERNSEAGKQQRHSHTTGRKSHARLKKEMEVKNKGPVSKIDLWDEAHKKKDGTYTNENVQQLMHKARKELAILERKKNGKLSPEDYDKVFDDVIAKDSTIGTYYDEKYWGDARLCRGSTSVPGASSEVMVQNELQEMKADLKNVTGLMGRMCAFMARNHPGEDWMNDVMTAGNEIKKGNQPEDPAPMLQSNNITMNISYRFGGDYEVDGVERPMANIHTTGSNPKVTLQTMSLLLS from the exons ATGGGGGACGACTCGTGGACTGTGAACTTGTTCATGAAGGATGCTCCATCTCATCAGAATTTTCTTGAACAAACAATGGACAGAGACCTGATATGCTATTTCGACATTTTTGGTATGGTTGAGAAGTATGGGTACACAACAAGTGATGCTTTGTACTGCAAAAGAGATAGCCATGGACGTCATAAGGCATGTTTGGTTAAAATTAGTAATGACAACGATGTGGGTAAGATGCTGCTTGAACATGAAGCTGATCGGAAGTTGACCTTTTTTGTCGAGAAGCGTACTGCTAGTTTGAACACGGGTGTTCATTTTGCTGCACCAACCCACACTGGATCAAGTGATGATGCAATGGAGGGATATGATACAGAGTCATCAAATGAAAGCGACCATGAGACAGATAGAGATGAATTAGATCATGAGTCGGAAGCTATGAAGAGGCGTTGGGCTGACCCTAGTGTACATCCA AAGAAGCACAAGCGGCCAAGGAAGTCAGTATCTAATTTGGAAGATCATGATCATGGGGATTTAGATGATCCTCTGGAACCCCTACAGAATGGGGATGAAGATGAGGAGATTTTGCAGGATCCCCTAGTAGATTCAGAAAATGAGTATCAAGATCTTGCAGAACTTGACACTACAATTTCTGGAGTTTCTGCAGAATCCGGATCCATTAAAATAGTCT GGCCCAATGGAGTTATTCAAGAGTATAGGGGTCGTTTCACAGTATCTAATGTGATGAACATTAAATCTGGTGGAAAGGTAATTATTGAAACTGATGAAAATGGCGTCCCAAACCAAAGGTCAGCTGGCCTTCTTGGTTCATTTCTTCGTGGTCTGGCCAAGAATTCTTCCCATGTGCCACTACATATCCCAAGATGGGACAACAAGCTAATGCGAAAGCCAAAGGAGAATCTCATCACTTATGTTGAG ACAAAATTTGTGTACCCTGAGGAGACAAAGTACACTACAGAAGGATGGATATTGAAGATTGTCAACAAAGGGTGGAGAGATTACAAGTCTTCCTTGAAGAAAGAGTACTATAAGCCAAATAAGTGGTCACTAGATCGAATCATGAGACGAGTTCCTGACGGTGTTAATAAACATCAGTGGATAACACTACTTGAGACTTGGTGCCAGGAGCAACACACA AAAACATGTGAGAGGAACTCTGAAGCTGGAAAGCAACAACGCCATTCACACACCACCGGAAGGAAAAGCCACGCGAGATTGAAAAAAGAGATG GAAGTCAAGAATAAAGGACCTGTCAGCAAAATTGATCTATGGGATGAAGCTCATAAGAAGAAGGATGGAACATATACAAATGAGAATGTCCAACAACTGATG CATAAAGCTCGGAAGGAGTTAGCAATTCTTGAGAGGAAGAAAAATGGGAAGCTATCACCAGAAGATTATGACAAAGTGTTTGATGATGTTATAGCAAAAGATTCAACAATTGGTACATACTATGACGAGAAGTACTGGGGCGATGCAAGGTTATGTCGAGGCTCAACTTCTGTTCCAGGGGCATCAAGTGAAGTCATGGTTCAAAACGAACTTCAAGAAATGAAAGCTGATCTGAAGAATGTTACTGGACTCATGGGAAGAATGTGTGCTTTTATGGCACGAAACCATCCCGGTGAAGATTGGATGAACGATGTGATGACTGCTGGAAATGAA ATCAAGAAGGGTAACCAACCGGAGGATCCAGCCCCCATGCTCCAGTCCAATAACATCACG atgAACATCTCATATAGATTTGGTGGTGATTATGAGGTTGATGGTGTTGAAAGACCCATGGCCAACATTCATACTACAGGAAGTAATCCAAAGGTTACGTTGCAGACCATGTCACTACTTTTATCATAA
- the LOC127306602 gene encoding uncharacterized protein isoform X1 → MGDDSWTVNLFMKDAPSHQNFLEQTMDRDLICYFDIFGMVEKYGYTTSDALYCKRDSHGRHKACLVKISNDNDVGKMLLEHEADRKLTFFVEKRTASLNTGVHFAAPTHTGSSDDAMEGYDTESSNESDHETDRDELDHESEAMKRRWADPSVHPKKHKRPRKSVSNLEDHDHGDLDDPLEPLQNGDEDEEILQDPLVDSENEYQDLAELDTTISGVSAESGSIKIVWPNGVIQEYRGRFTVSNVMNIKSGGKVIIETDENGVPNQRSAGLLGSFLRGLAKNSSHVPLHIPRWDNKLMRKPKENLITYVETKFVYPEETKYTTEGWILKIVNKGWRDYKSSLKKEYYKPNKWSLDRIMRRVPDGVNKHQWITLLETWCQEQHTKTCERNSEAGKQQRHSHTTGRKSHARLKKEMEVKNKGPVSKIDLWDEAHKKKDGTYTNENVQQLMHKARKELAILERKKNGKLSPEDYDKVFDDVIAKDSTIGTYYDEKYWGDARLCRGSTSVPGASSEVMVQNELQEMKADLKNVTGLMGRMCAFMARNHPGEDWMNDVMTAGNEIKKGNQPEDPAPMLQSNNITMNISYRFGGDYEVDGVERPMANIHTTGSNPKCDKRSGELEVLIISQERKSSVYYFKYYAI, encoded by the exons ATGGGGGACGACTCGTGGACTGTGAACTTGTTCATGAAGGATGCTCCATCTCATCAGAATTTTCTTGAACAAACAATGGACAGAGACCTGATATGCTATTTCGACATTTTTGGTATGGTTGAGAAGTATGGGTACACAACAAGTGATGCTTTGTACTGCAAAAGAGATAGCCATGGACGTCATAAGGCATGTTTGGTTAAAATTAGTAATGACAACGATGTGGGTAAGATGCTGCTTGAACATGAAGCTGATCGGAAGTTGACCTTTTTTGTCGAGAAGCGTACTGCTAGTTTGAACACGGGTGTTCATTTTGCTGCACCAACCCACACTGGATCAAGTGATGATGCAATGGAGGGATATGATACAGAGTCATCAAATGAAAGCGACCATGAGACAGATAGAGATGAATTAGATCATGAGTCGGAAGCTATGAAGAGGCGTTGGGCTGACCCTAGTGTACATCCA AAGAAGCACAAGCGGCCAAGGAAGTCAGTATCTAATTTGGAAGATCATGATCATGGGGATTTAGATGATCCTCTGGAACCCCTACAGAATGGGGATGAAGATGAGGAGATTTTGCAGGATCCCCTAGTAGATTCAGAAAATGAGTATCAAGATCTTGCAGAACTTGACACTACAATTTCTGGAGTTTCTGCAGAATCCGGATCCATTAAAATAGTCT GGCCCAATGGAGTTATTCAAGAGTATAGGGGTCGTTTCACAGTATCTAATGTGATGAACATTAAATCTGGTGGAAAGGTAATTATTGAAACTGATGAAAATGGCGTCCCAAACCAAAGGTCAGCTGGCCTTCTTGGTTCATTTCTTCGTGGTCTGGCCAAGAATTCTTCCCATGTGCCACTACATATCCCAAGATGGGACAACAAGCTAATGCGAAAGCCAAAGGAGAATCTCATCACTTATGTTGAG ACAAAATTTGTGTACCCTGAGGAGACAAAGTACACTACAGAAGGATGGATATTGAAGATTGTCAACAAAGGGTGGAGAGATTACAAGTCTTCCTTGAAGAAAGAGTACTATAAGCCAAATAAGTGGTCACTAGATCGAATCATGAGACGAGTTCCTGACGGTGTTAATAAACATCAGTGGATAACACTACTTGAGACTTGGTGCCAGGAGCAACACACA AAAACATGTGAGAGGAACTCTGAAGCTGGAAAGCAACAACGCCATTCACACACCACCGGAAGGAAAAGCCACGCGAGATTGAAAAAAGAGATG GAAGTCAAGAATAAAGGACCTGTCAGCAAAATTGATCTATGGGATGAAGCTCATAAGAAGAAGGATGGAACATATACAAATGAGAATGTCCAACAACTGATG CATAAAGCTCGGAAGGAGTTAGCAATTCTTGAGAGGAAGAAAAATGGGAAGCTATCACCAGAAGATTATGACAAAGTGTTTGATGATGTTATAGCAAAAGATTCAACAATTGGTACATACTATGACGAGAAGTACTGGGGCGATGCAAGGTTATGTCGAGGCTCAACTTCTGTTCCAGGGGCATCAAGTGAAGTCATGGTTCAAAACGAACTTCAAGAAATGAAAGCTGATCTGAAGAATGTTACTGGACTCATGGGAAGAATGTGTGCTTTTATGGCACGAAACCATCCCGGTGAAGATTGGATGAACGATGTGATGACTGCTGGAAATGAA ATCAAGAAGGGTAACCAACCGGAGGATCCAGCCCCCATGCTCCAGTCCAATAACATCACG atgAACATCTCATATAGATTTGGTGGTGATTATGAGGTTGATGGTGTTGAAAGACCCATGGCCAACATTCATACTACAGGAAGTAATCCAAAG TGTGACAAGAGATCAGGGGAACTCGAAGTGCTGATCATTTCACAAGAGCGGAAGAGCAGTGTGTATTATTTTAAATACTATGCTATTTAG